The DNA window CAGGAAAAGGAAAGCAGTTATTTAAAACTTTTATATTCCCGGCGGGTAGATGGAGTAATTTTAACCACAGCTGGTTATCGAGAAGAGGAGGAATTTCCCAAAGAAGAACTTCTCTTGCTTAAAAAAATGAACATAGTACTTATTGATAGAGAAATAAATGGAATGACCACCCCTATTGTGAAAGTAAATAATTTTGGCGGAGCTTACTCTGCAGTTAAATATTTGTTAGCAATGGGACACAAAAAAATAATGTATTTAGCCGGAATAAAAAAAACTAAAACTAATCAGGAAAGGGAGAAGGGTTACCTAACTGCTCTTAGAGAAGTTCAAATAAATTGGAAAAACGAATTAGCGGCTGATTTCCGTTTGGATACCGCTTTTCAAAAAATAGTACAATATTGGTCTCAATTAAAGAATTCAGATGATCTCCCTACCGCTATATTTTCAGCCAATGACTTAATGGCTATTGGAGCTTTAAAGGCTTTTGCCCAATTAAAGTTGCGGGTACCAGAAGATATATCTATAATCGGTTTTGATAACATATCTTTTTCTGATTGCACCTATCCGCCTTTGACCACTATTGCTCAGCCTACCTACCTGATGGGTCAAAAGGCAGTTGAGACTTTGCTCAAAGTGATTAACAAGCAAAAAATAAAGAAATCTATAGAACTTGAAACTGAGCTTATTGAACGGGATTCAGTAGGCAGATGGAAGGTCTCAAGATGAAAAAAGATGGTATTTTAAACCCTCAACTTAACCGGCTTATCTCCGAGATGGGGCATCGTGACATGTTAATTATTGCTGATGCCGGACTACCTATTCCTAAAGGAATTGAGAGAATTGATTTGGTTTTAAAATGCGGAACGCCCTCTTTTGCTGAAGTCTTAGCAGCAGTTCTTTCTGAATTACAGGTCGAAGAGGCTTATGTTGCCAAGGAAATTAAAGAAAAAAATCCTCAAACCCTAAATGTAATTTCCTCACTGATGAGGGACATTAAATTTATTACTCATGAAGAGTTAAAAGAATTATCCAAACAGGCAAGAGCAATTATTAGAACAGGAGAATGTAGTCCTTATGCTAATATTATTCTAATCTCAGGAGTGATATTTTGAACGATTTGGCTTTAGAATTTATCAACATTTCTAAAAGTTTTCCTGGAGTGCAGGCTTTGAAAGAAGTCAGTATCCAGATAAAAAAAGCTGATGTTCATGCTATTGTCGGAGAGAACGGAGCAGGAAAATCGACTTTGATGAAAATAGCCGTAGGGGAATTGCTACGTGATGCCGGGATTATTAAAGTATTTGGCCAGGAAGCCCAAATTAATTCTCCTTCTGACGGTTATCGCTATGGAATTAGTTTAATTCATCAAGAATTTAGTTTAGTCCCAACTTTGGATGTAGCCCAAAATATTTTCTTAGGTCGGGAATTAATCCGAGGACCTTTATCCTTTATGGATAGTAAGTCAATGTATAAACAGACCGAGGAAATTTTAGATTCTCTAAAGATATTTCATTTAGATTCCCACTTAAAGATAGGGGATTTTACTGTTGCCCAGAAGCAAGTGGTAGAGATTGCTAAAGCATTATCTTTAAATTCTAAAATCATTATTATGGATGAACCTACTGCTGCTTTAACCTTAGAAGAAACCAGCCGCCTTTTTGAGGTAGTACGAGGATTAAAAGCCAAGAGGGTAACTACCCTTTTCATCTCTCATCGCTTGGAAGAGATATTTGAAATAGCTGATCAGGTAAGTATCCTGCGGGACGGGGAATTAGTTTTGACTAAACCGATGTCCCAGGTTGACCGTAATCAGGTAATCAATAATATGGTAGGCCGCTCTTTAAATTTTGTTTTCCCTCCCAAAGTAAAACACAAAAAGGAAGCTAAGGTAATTTTAGAAGTAAAAAAGATAAATAAAGAAAGACAGTTTTCAGATGTTTCCTTTAAACTAAAAGAGGGAGAAATCCTGGGCCTGGCTGGTCTGGTAGGTTCCGGTCTTTCAGAGATGGCTTTGGCTATTTTTGGTTTAAACCATTTAGATA is part of the Candidatus Atribacteria bacterium genome and encodes:
- a CDS encoding LacI family transcriptional regulator, whose protein sequence is IIPDITNIFFTNLVRGVQDVCENYGYSVLVVNSDDIQEKESSYLKLLYSRRVDGVILTTAGYREEEEFPKEELLLLKKMNIVLIDREINGMTTPIVKVNNFGGAYSAVKYLLAMGHKKIMYLAGIKKTKTNQEREKGYLTALREVQINWKNELAADFRLDTAFQKIVQYWSQLKNSDDLPTAIFSANDLMAIGALKAFAQLKLRVPEDISIIGFDNISFSDCTYPPLTTIAQPTYLMGQKAVETLLKVINKQKIKKSIELETELIERDSVGRWKVSR
- a CDS encoding D-ribose pyranase codes for the protein MKKDGILNPQLNRLISEMGHRDMLIIADAGLPIPKGIERIDLVLKCGTPSFAEVLAAVLSELQVEEAYVAKEIKEKNPQTLNVISSLMRDIKFITHEELKELSKQARAIIRTGECSPYANIILISGVIF
- a CDS encoding sugar ABC transporter ATP-binding protein, with amino-acid sequence MNDLALEFINISKSFPGVQALKEVSIQIKKADVHAIVGENGAGKSTLMKIAVGELLRDAGIIKVFGQEAQINSPSDGYRYGISLIHQEFSLVPTLDVAQNIFLGRELIRGPLSFMDSKSMYKQTEEILDSLKIFHLDSHLKIGDFTVAQKQVVEIAKALSLNSKIIIMDEPTAALTLEETSRLFEVVRGLKAKRVTTLFISHRLEEIFEIADQVSILRDGELVLTKPMSQVDRNQVINNMVGRSLNFVFPPKVKHKKEAKVILEVKKINKERQFSDVSFKLKEGEILGLAGLVGSGLSEMALAIFGLNHLD